ATGGTCTTATGGTAGGAAGCCTGTCGGTGCCGACGCAACTGGCTGCCAGGTGGGACAGGTTCGCCGGCCCTCTCACCGAGTTGATTGCCGACCTCGGCAAGGTCTGGGACGATCCCATAGCGTGCCGCCGCGTCCAGTATCACCTTGATCAAATGCTTCTCGACTGCGACGACCTTGCCGCGCCGCGCAGACTGGCGCGGATACTCGGAATTCGCGTCGACGCCAGAAATCCGATCTCGATCGAACTTCCGGAGGGGATCGATCAAATCTATGCCGGTCTGATGATGGATGGCCGGATCGAGGCTCGCGTGCAGTTCGCCGCGCTCGGGACAGTGACCAGGCGTCATTGGATTGAATTGATCTCCAATCTCGTGCCTCCAGAGCGGCTTGCACGGGGCGCCGGTGCCGACACGTCGAACATGTTTGCAGCCGAGGCATCGGCGTCTATGGCGGGACACCGGTCTGATCCGGACAGCCACTTCGGCGAGCTTGCGCGATTGGCAGCGGAAGCGCAGAGGCTTGTTCGCTCGAGCGCCGAACCGGCAGAGCCTCTTGCCGCGCCGCGCCGCAAACCGGCCGCTGACGACCGTGACGATGATCGCACGTCGTTTTGGGATCGCCATTTCGCGACCGAGGATCCATGGAAATACGGTTCGCCCTATGAGCAGGAAAAATATGAGCGCCAGCTCCAAATTCTGCCCGCCGGTCCCATCGGACGGGCGCTTGAGCTGGCCTGCGCGGAGGGCCACTTCACGCGGCAGCTGGCGCCGCGCGTGGGCCATTTGACCGCGACTGACATCTCCGCCGTCGCCATCGGGCGCGCGCGCGCGCGATGCAGCAATCTGCCGAATGTCGAGTTCGGCGTGCTGGATCTCGCTGCGGACACGCTGCCGGGTGAGATGAATCTGATCGTCTGTTCGGAAGTGCTCTACTACCTGGACGATCTCGCCGAGTTGCGGCGCGTCGCCAAGAAACTCGTTGAGGCGCTGGCGCCTGGCGGCAGTCTCATCGGCGCACACGCATTCGTGCTCCGAGATAATGTTGAAAGGACAGGCTTCGACTGGAACACATTCGGTGCACAGGCGATCTTAGAGACGTTGGCAGCGACCGAAGGCCTCGTCCTCGAGCAATCGATCCAGACCGAGCTCTATCGCATAGACCGCTTCCGGCGCCTGTCACCAGACGACGTTGCGACGGAACCGATGATTGATCATGTGCCAATCCGTGCGCCCATCGGTATTGGAGTCGCGCGAAATATCGTCTGGGGCGGAGCGCGGGCGTTGCGCCGCGACGTCGCACGTAGCGAGCGGCGGCAGCGTATCCCTGTCCTCATGTATCACGGCGTCTCCGATGATGGTCCGGCCGCCCTCGCCCGTTTTCGGCTCACGCCCGCCGCGTTCGACGGCCAGATGGCCTGGCTGCGCGCCAATGGCTTTCACGCGATTATGTCCGAGCAGCTGGAATGGTACATCGCCAACCGTCAACCTTTCGTTGGCCGCCCAGTGCTCATCACGTTCGATGACGGCTTCCAGAACTTTGCCGACCATGCCTGGCCGATCTTGCGCGCGAACGACCTGACCGCGGAGGTGTTCCTCGTGACGGATCTTGTGGGCGAAAGTGCACGGTGGGACGCCGACAGCGGTCCGCCGACGCCGCTTATGAACGCCGGGACGGTGCGACGCCTCGCCGGCGAAGGTGCGTTCTTCGGAAGCCATCTGGCGACGCATCGCGCGATCGATGGTCTATCGAGCTCTGACTTGGCCGCCGAGCTCCTGCGCTCTCGTATGTTCATCGAACGGTGGACCGGTCGACCAACCGCGGCGTTCGCTGCACCCTTCTCTGTCACCGACCGACGGCTTGGCCGACTGGCCAAGGAGTGCGGCTATCGGATCGGCTTCGGCGGCAGACATGGGCCGGCGGACCTCGATTGCGATCCCATCGACCTTCCGCGCATCGAGGTTCGCGGGGATCGCTCGCTCGATGACTTTGTTGCCCGTATCAAGGCCGTGCTCGAAGAGCCGTAAATCTCAGCAGGGTGCGTGCTGCCACGAGCGTGCGGGCCCGCCGAGGCCAATGTCTAGATTTGTGACAAATTGGTTCCGCTTTCGTTCAGTGTCCCGCCCGTCACCTCGTCGCAGGTCTATGGCGCGACTTGCGACACCGCCGACATCAGCTCCTGTGCGCTAGGCGCCGCGAACATGTATCGCCCGCCCTCTGGAACCTCCGTGAAGCTCCAGCGGACGATGCCCTGCCGGTCTAGTAGGAACTGACCGATCAGTTGTCCGTGTCCCGTCGCCATCATCTGCTCGTCGGCTTCAGTCACCTCGTAATGGTCCCTCTTGTCGAGGAATTCGCTGGCCGCAAAAGGATCCATTGGACCGGGCAACTCGCCTGGTATGTCGACCCGCAAATCCTTTGCCGCTGCCATCGAAACCTTGTACGGCCAGTTCGTCTCGTTTTCGGTGAATTCGAGATTGGGCAGTCCAAAAGCGCGATGCGAAGCGCGTTCAGGGTCGGAGGCCGCAAGCAGATTGGGCATCGGATGGTAGCGGAAATAAAGTCGCGCCCGCTCGATCGGCGTGTTGACCACCGTCAGGCTCCCCACGCCCTTTTCGCGCAGCTCCGGATCGAGCCGCGCCTGGGCGGCGATATGGCGCCGGCAAAACGCACAATGCAGACCTCGAAACAGGCCGACCAGCACGGGCTTTTGTCCGCGAAAGTCGTCAAGCGCGATCTTGCCTTCCTGGGTTATGGCGTCGAGTACCACGTTTGGCGCACGGTCGCCCGGTTGAAGCGGTACCAAGTCACTATGCGCGGACATTTCCAACCTCCCACCCGGCTAGTCGAGAAAAGGCAGCACCACAAGTCCTTCCGGGTCGAGCCCGTGCTGGGCGCATATACCCTGCGCCAAGGAAAAATAGCGCTCGGCCTCGGCCAGATTGTCGAGGTCGAGATTGAGCGTTGCGAGACCATCATAGCACGGAAACAGCAGTTGGGGTTCGCCCGTTTCGCGGGCTACGTTCAGTGCTTCGTGGAACAACCCAACCGCCAGCTCCGGACGGCCGTTGCACTGGTGGATCTGCCCAAGCACGATCAACGGCACCGGCAGATGCTCGCGCTGGTCGAGCGCGCGGTCGATCTCGATGGCCTTCTCGGCGGCAGGCACGCCCTCCGTCGGGCAGCGATCTGTGAACGTACAACAAGCGACCGCCAGATTGGCGAGGAGGCGCGCCTGGAACCCCAAATCACCAATACGGCGCGCCACTTCAAGACCGCGCCGACAGACCTCCATCGCCTTTGCCGGATCGATGGTCGTGTAAAGCACGCCGAGATTGGTGTAGCCGCGACAGGCCGTGCCCGGTAGGCCGGCGGCTTCGGCCAGTTCAATGCTGCGTTCAATCTGACGCACGGCTTCCTGGCTTCGCCCAAGGCGAGCCAGCGCAACAGCCTTGGTGTTGAGCGCCTCGGCGGTCACAAGGGTGGCATCACGCCCTACCTCGGAGGAATGCTCCGCTGTCAGAGAACGTACGCAGTCCAGCGCCGCGTCTGCCCATTTTGCCGCGAGTGCGTGATCTCCGCCACGGAACGCCTGTCGGCCACGTTCTTGCCACAGATGCGCCTGCTCGACCGGGGCATCCGCTCCGTCGAGGAGCGCTGCCGCTTCGGCGTAGCGCGATTCCGCGTTGTCCCGCTTGCCGACGTCCCAGAACAGCCGACCGATCTTGCGCAAAACTCGCGCCGACGCGACGCGATTGGCCGACTCGCGGTATGCCTGCAACACCGTCTCGTAGTGCTGGTGCGCAATCTCGCGGCGGCCTGCCGGGCCGCTCAAATCGGCAATGCGCTCCGCAATTGCCAGTTTGAGCGGCGTTGGCCCGGTCGCGCCCAAAGCCGTCAGTGCTCGCTCGTAGAAACGAAGGGCGTCGTCGTTGGCGTAGATCATGCGAGCGCGATCGCCCGCCGCCTGCAGGTAATGCGCGCCCCTCTCCCGCTCGGCGCTCAGTGCGAAATGATGACCGAGCACGGTCAAATCTTCGAGCCGTTCCGGCTTGTCGCCGCACTGTTGCTCCAAGGCGGCGCCGACGCGCCCGTGGATGTCGGTCCTGCGTTGCAGGAGCAGATTCTGGTAGATCACGTCCTGCAGCAGCGTTTGCGTAAAGCGGTAGCTTTGCGACGAGACCGAGCCTGATCCGGCAACTTCCTCGATGATTTCCGCATCGCAAAGCAGTTCGCAGCCGGCTTCCAGGCGGCCGGGGTCGGCCGTCACGGCTTTCAGAAGTAGGGCGTCGAAGCGCGGGCCGATTACCGCGGCTTCCTGAGCCAAGCGGCGCACCTCCTGGGGCAGCCGGTCGACGCGAGCAAGCAACATTGCCTGGATCGTGGCGGGAATGCCGGTTGCGACTTCGCCCGTCACAGTCCGCCATTGCTGACCCTCGCGCATCAATACACCGCGATCGATAAGGCTGCGGACGATCTCCTCGATAAAAAGCGGGTTGCCGCCCGCGCGCTCGAGGATCTGGTCGAGAAGCCCTCCTGCCGAGGCTACCCAGCTCTCGCCGAAAAGCGCCGCCAGCAGGCTGCGTCCGTCATCGCTGTTGAGCGGCGAAAGCCTGAGCGCTGTGTGACTGACACGGCTTGAATCGAGCTGGTCGTTGTGCGGCGCCGGACGATGCGTGACCAGCAACATCACCCGCGTGCGTTCCAGCCTGTCCATGACGAAACGCAGCGCCTCGAGCGACACGGCGTCGGCCCAGTGCAGATCTTCGACGACGATCAACAGCGGCGACAATGCAAGCCGCCGTTCGATGATCGTGCGGACTGCGTAGAGAATTTGCCGCCGCAACTGCTCGGGCTCGACATGCTGCAAGGTGGCGTCGGGGTCGCCAAGGCCCAGCACATGGTAGAGCAAAGGCATCAGCCGCTTCACCTCCTCGCCCTGCAGGCCGAGATCGGTAAGCAAGTCTGCGAGCTTGCTCCGCATTTCCTCCCCACTGTCGTTTTGCATCATCCCGGCAGCGCTGCGCACCACTGCACCCAAAGCGCCGAATGATTGTTCGCCAAGCGGCGAGCACGTGGCCTGTCGCACGGCGACGTTGCAAAAACGATCCTCGTCGCCGACGCGGGCGACGAACTCCTTCACCAGCCGCGATTTCCCGATACCGGCCTCTCCGACGAGGCGGACAAGTTGGGCCGAGCCGCCACACGCCTGATCAAGACTGGCCAGCATTCTATCGAGCTCCGCACCGCGGCCTATCATCGGCGCGCTGAGGCCGAGCGCCTCGAGCCCACGCGCTGCACGCGGCGCCGCAAGCGGTCCATCCAGTCGGTGGACGAGCACGCTGCCAGCCTTGCCGCGAAGCACGACATCACCCAGCGACTCGTAAGCAAAGGCATGCCGGGTCAGCCTGTGAGTGAGCTCGCCAACCAGCACCTCACCCGGTGCGGCCAGCGATTGCAGGCGTTGCGCCGTATTCACCGTATCGCCGGTTACCGAATAGGATTTGGCGGTGCCGATGCCCAATCCCCCAGTAACGACCGGACCAGTGTTTATGCCGATGTGAAGCAACAGAGGCGAGCCGGAGTGGAAGGTGCTTTCGCCGAGCCGTGCCGTCCGGGCCATCATGTCGAGAGCGGCGCGAAGCGCACGTTCCGGATCGTCCTCATGCGCGACCGGCGCACCGAACAAGGCAAGCAGTGCATCGCCGATGAACTTGTCGACGAAACCGCCAAAGTTTCGCACTGCCGCCGTCAATTCCTTGAACAGTTCGTTCTGCAGCGTTTGCATGACCTCTGGGTCGAGCTGCTCGCTGAGTGTGGTGAAGCCGCAAAGGTCGGCGAATAGGACCGTCACCGTACGGCGATCGGCGTCAGAGACGGGATGCCGCCCATCGCCTTCGATGTTCGGAAGCAGCGACGGAGTTCGAGAAGGCGGCACAATGGTCCGGCTTGGTGTCGGAGCAGGCCGTTCGACGGCTTTTGCCGGCGCACCGACGCTGGCCCCACATTTCGGACAGAACTCGAAATCAGGTTGGCAGGGGTAGCCGCAATTGCCGCACGGCACGGGCTGGCGCTTGCCACACTTCGGACAGAAGGCGTAGCCGCTCTCAACCTGGAAACCGCAGCCCGAGCAGTCCATCGAACAAGACCTCACTTGCGGCCGTGACGGCGTGATGTCGCTACGCGCTTCACGGTCAGGATATTCCCAAGGATGAACCGATAGCCGTCGACCGGCAAGCGGCAGCGCATATGAGCATCGAGCAATCGACGCGGATCCGGTGGCAGAGCGCGCTCGATAGCCTGCTCGATCAGGAAATGGTGGATTGGGAGGCGTCGACGACGCCTCCACCGACCGCACGCCCGCGATCATCGCCGGTGTTCAGGTCGCCTTGATTCCTGCCTGGCCGATTTTGCGCCATCGGGCGTTTTCGCGAACCAGCTTCAGGTCGTCGGTCGTCTCGGCAAATGTCCGCAATCGGTATTGCCGAAGCAGGTGCGGGAAGAGTGCTTCTTCCGGCAGGCCGGCAAGCTGCTCGCGGACCGAAATCTTTTCATCGATGACCCGCGTGCCCCAGGCATTTTCCCGAACTTGCAGTTCCGCGGCCAGATCGCGCTCTTCCGGCGCGTTTTCGTCCAGTACAGCCAGCAGGATCGAGTGGAAAAGCGCTACATAGCCAATCTGTCTCAGGCCGCCCACGACCCTTACCCGCGGCAAGATAGCGAGGACGAGGAACATCAGGAACAAATTCGGCAGCAGCACGCCGCCGAGCAGCGCCTGCCTGAGATGCAGCCGCTCGAACGGGATGGAAAGACCATGCGGCCTGTCAGGCTCGATCAGGTGCCCGTTCTCGAGGACGAGCCTGCGCACGCGCTCCTCGCGGATGCCCCAGAAATAGTCCGTGGTATTGGGCAAGAATCTGCCGAATGGGCCCGATGCGGCCTCCTGCAAGGCTTGTTCGAGACGCTGCCGTCTTGCGGGTTCGATGAGCAGCCTGGAAAGAAGGCTGCCGTCATGTTCCAGATGCCGCGCCATGGCGGCGGCGGCGAGCCGATCATCGATGAAGACGGGAACGGTCATGCCGGAACGATCCCAATTGGCGACCAGAGCCTCGTTGAGGGCTGTCAGCCCGTCGGCGGCGGTTCCAAACACCTTGTCCTGACGGGCAAGCAGAGTGCCCAGCCAGCGGCTGGCGTCCGTTTCATCGCCCACCGCTTCGAGCGCGCGCTTGTTGAGGGAGACGGGACCGGCCACGCAGGCGCTTTTGCGGCACAGCTTGTGGCGCCCCATGCCAAAGAGGTTGACCTTATCGTCGCCGACATCGAGCCATCCCGGCCCCTCCCGGCCAACTGTTTCCATGGTCATCGTCGTTCCCATGAAATTGACGAAGGCCGACAGCCCGTTTTCGACCGCGCCGATCCAGGCAAGCAGGAGGGCATCGAAGGTGATCCGGTCCATCAGAAGCAGGCAGTGCAGGCCGGATTGAATCACCGGTCTGTGCTCGAACTCTTCGAGGGCCTTGCCGATCTCCTCGGGCTGCATAATCGCACCGAGGCGTTGACGCAGGACGTCGCGCAGGATCGAGCGGGCAGCGATTGCCGGGCCCGAGGCAGGCCTTGCCACCGGCCGCCACAGATGGCGGGCATAGTCGGAAACCGATGCATTCCAATTCTGCTCAATGTCGCGCACGACTTCCGGGCAGAGCAGCGACAGCACGGCCAGAATTTCCGTCGGAGGCGTAGGGGTTGGATCAGCGACGGCGGTCATTGGTCCCGTCTAGCCCCATGTGGTGCAAACGCCAAGGGAAACAGCGAATCTTAGAACCGCAGTCGTGCCATGCTCAGGAGGTCGTGGTACTGCCCGTCGGTAAAACCGGCCTTCACATGCCGACCTTCGATCTCGAAGCCGTGGCTTGTGTAAAGACGGATAGCCGGTTCGTTGTCGGCATAGACGGTCAATTCGACCCGCTTCAGGGCCCGCCAGTTGTCGGCCACGTCAAGCAGCGCGCCAAGTATGGCGGAGCCGATG
The window above is part of the Mesorhizobium sp. WSM4904 genome. Proteins encoded here:
- a CDS encoding trifunctional glycosyltransferase/class I SAM-dependent methyltransferase/polysaccharide deacetylase; its protein translation is MVSIVVPAHNAEATLARALDSLLDQEMVDWEAIIIDDASTDRTPAIIAGYVEHDARFRTLGSCGHSAAAGRNCGIPTARGRWLMFLDADDWVDASFLAKMLAALKTAPDAVAAYCGSRRMMPDGELTPSSIATEVAIQPFETFARRCAVGTHALLVDRETIVELGGFDVSLRTCEDWDLWQRLARLGKRWLMVDEPLAFHRTSPNSLTRNSTQMLVDAEIVIARGFSPDPRVKHPASAHANGAIEANGTAAEALAWFALWNSASDCGRGLRSINPQFLRALPAGRKWAREIAKVAFDGLMVGSLSVPTQLAARWDRFAGPLTELIADLGKVWDDPIACRRVQYHLDQMLLDCDDLAAPRRLARILGIRVDARNPISIELPEGIDQIYAGLMMDGRIEARVQFAALGTVTRRHWIELISNLVPPERLARGAGADTSNMFAAEASASMAGHRSDPDSHFGELARLAAEAQRLVRSSAEPAEPLAAPRRKPAADDRDDDRTSFWDRHFATEDPWKYGSPYEQEKYERQLQILPAGPIGRALELACAEGHFTRQLAPRVGHLTATDISAVAIGRARARCSNLPNVEFGVLDLAADTLPGEMNLIVCSEVLYYLDDLAELRRVAKKLVEALAPGGSLIGAHAFVLRDNVERTGFDWNTFGAQAILETLAATEGLVLEQSIQTELYRIDRFRRLSPDDVATEPMIDHVPIRAPIGIGVARNIVWGGARALRRDVARSERRQRIPVLMYHGVSDDGPAALARFRLTPAAFDGQMAWLRANGFHAIMSEQLEWYIANRQPFVGRPVLITFDDGFQNFADHAWPILRANDLTAEVFLVTDLVGESARWDADSGPPTPLMNAGTVRRLAGEGAFFGSHLATHRAIDGLSSSDLAAELLRSRMFIERWTGRPTAAFAAPFSVTDRRLGRLAKECGYRIGFGGRHGPADLDCDPIDLPRIEVRGDRSLDDFVARIKAVLEEP
- a CDS encoding redoxin domain-containing protein; this translates as MSAHSDLVPLQPGDRAPNVVLDAITQEGKIALDDFRGQKPVLVGLFRGLHCAFCRRHIAAQARLDPELREKGVGSLTVVNTPIERARLYFRYHPMPNLLAASDPERASHRAFGLPNLEFTENETNWPYKVSMAAAKDLRVDIPGELPGPMDPFAASEFLDKRDHYEVTEADEQMMATGHGQLIGQFLLDRQGIVRWSFTEVPEGGRYMFAAPSAQELMSAVSQVAP
- a CDS encoding adenylate/guanylate cyclase domain-containing protein; the protein is MDCSGCGFQVESGYAFCPKCGKRQPVPCGNCGYPCQPDFEFCPKCGASVGAPAKAVERPAPTPSRTIVPPSRTPSLLPNIEGDGRHPVSDADRRTVTVLFADLCGFTTLSEQLDPEVMQTLQNELFKELTAAVRNFGGFVDKFIGDALLALFGAPVAHEDDPERALRAALDMMARTARLGESTFHSGSPLLLHIGINTGPVVTGGLGIGTAKSYSVTGDTVNTAQRLQSLAAPGEVLVGELTHRLTRHAFAYESLGDVVLRGKAGSVLVHRLDGPLAAPRAARGLEALGLSAPMIGRGAELDRMLASLDQACGGSAQLVRLVGEAGIGKSRLVKEFVARVGDEDRFCNVAVRQATCSPLGEQSFGALGAVVRSAAGMMQNDSGEEMRSKLADLLTDLGLQGEEVKRLMPLLYHVLGLGDPDATLQHVEPEQLRRQILYAVRTIIERRLALSPLLIVVEDLHWADAVSLEALRFVMDRLERTRVMLLVTHRPAPHNDQLDSSRVSHTALRLSPLNSDDGRSLLAALFGESWVASAGGLLDQILERAGGNPLFIEEIVRSLIDRGVLMREGQQWRTVTGEVATGIPATIQAMLLARVDRLPQEVRRLAQEAAVIGPRFDALLLKAVTADPGRLEAGCELLCDAEIIEEVAGSGSVSSQSYRFTQTLLQDVIYQNLLLQRRTDIHGRVGAALEQQCGDKPERLEDLTVLGHHFALSAERERGAHYLQAAGDRARMIYANDDALRFYERALTALGATGPTPLKLAIAERIADLSGPAGRREIAHQHYETVLQAYRESANRVASARVLRKIGRLFWDVGKRDNAESRYAEAAALLDGADAPVEQAHLWQERGRQAFRGGDHALAAKWADAALDCVRSLTAEHSSEVGRDATLVTAEALNTKAVALARLGRSQEAVRQIERSIELAEAAGLPGTACRGYTNLGVLYTTIDPAKAMEVCRRGLEVARRIGDLGFQARLLANLAVACCTFTDRCPTEGVPAAEKAIEIDRALDQREHLPVPLIVLGQIHQCNGRPELAVGLFHEALNVARETGEPQLLFPCYDGLATLNLDLDNLAEAERYFSLAQGICAQHGLDPEGLVVLPFLD